The sequence below is a genomic window from Tachyglossus aculeatus isolate mTacAcu1 chromosome X1, mTacAcu1.pri, whole genome shotgun sequence.
GGTTGTCCAACCTTCAGTTTTGCAGCACCGATTATCTGGCAGGGGGCCTACAGGCTGAAGCCCTGGATACCACCCACTTCAGTGTGCCCCCTTAAGCCATCTTCGGTGACCAGGAATgttaagcagggtggcctagtggaaagagcacaggccttggagtcagagctcctgggttctaaccctggctctgacacttgcctgctggataaccttgggcacaacttctctgtgcctcaatttactcctctgtaaactgggggctagattcctgttctcccttccctttagcctgggagccccatatggggcagggattgtatccagccgtgcttagcccatagtaagcctcaataaacacaattatatCTTCATCACTGTGGCGTCTTAGTTTTACCTTCTAGAGAGCACATCTACTGCTACTCAGATTTGCTGCAACGCAACCGACACATTTAGCTCCTCTAAACCCACCCTCTTTCTTGACCCTGAACCCTggaccatatcctgcctctgggcctGGAGCTCGCCACTCCCTtatcttccaagccctactaaaatcacacctcctctaacCTACCCAtgtcccctatctgccctcccttctgcatggctctttaccccttaagcattcGGATGTTcacacttccctcccccttcacagcacttatgtacatatccattcataATTTAATGCTTCTCCCCATCTtgtctgtaagctttttgtgagcTGGGATGCCACTgaattgtactctgtcaagtgctaaCTACAGAACTGCTCACTAAATACCTACAGGAGGATGTTTCAGATATGACCCTAGAAGTTTTTCAGAGCATCTCCTGAACTTACAAATCCAAAATTGTGACACATTTAGAGCTCCCGCACTTGATCAGAAACTGGGTACGACCTCGCATGTCAAATCCAGTACGTGTATTTCATCATTAAAGCCCCTGCATAGAAACCTGTCTCCCATTAACCGAAACTTAAATAAAAGAACTTCCCAACACAGCGGTAAGTGCTTTTCAAACCAGGCTGTGTACATTTCTTTTGCTGTACATGATTTCTGCTCCAGCGCTAGCTCAACTGGAATTATGAAACATCCAATTTTAGTACAAACTATGTGTTCCAGAGTGGTTCCAAGCTGGAGATTCAAAGAACGAGTGGGGATGTAAATAGCAGTATCTCCCTACTAAAAATTAAACGCATCCACTATGCATGTCTTGGAAAAAAGCAAACCAAATTCAAAGGTGACTACTTACCTCCATCACCAACTGGTGAGCTCTGGACACCAGCGTAAGGCCATTGGCATGATTAAAAGTCTCTGAGATATCTTGCCCAAAGGTATAACCAGCACCACGAGGAGAAATTCCCCAACCACCACGGTCATCTGGGTCTGACCACAGCAAGTCACACATTGGACCCTGCAACAGATTTGAAAGTTACAAAATCCCACAATCATCATGACGATGGCTGATGTCATCCAACTTGAGGGTGTCatcgaccaactctgtggcactgtacctctcccaggtgcttagtacagtgctacgcacacagtgagcgctcaataccacCTACTCCCTACTCCGGCAGGACAACAGAACGAGTACCCAcgggaaaatggaaaagaaatacCTCATGAGGAACTTCTTGCAGGCGATCCAGTGCTCTGATGTGATCCAGTGTATCTATGGAGGGTGAGAGCCCACCATGTAGACAGAAAATCTGAAAGAGTTATTTGGACATTGAGATGTGCACACGGGATTCGTTCGCGAATTCACATCACACGTACTACAAAAAGCTTCTCCGGAAAATGGATTCTTCAAGAAAGAAATCAGGAACAAGATCCGAAACATACCTGACCATCCACCAAGGCAGTTAGAGGAAGGTAATCGAAGAGGTCTGTAAAATATTTCCAAACGTTTGCATTTCCGTATTTCCTTAAGCACTCATCATAGAAGCCATATACTTGTGTGATCTGTCGGCTCTCGTGGTTTCCCCGAAGAATAGTGATGCGTTCACGGTAACGAACCTGAAACCCAAAATGGGGGACAGTAACAGCTTGTGGTTTCAGCCCTTTCCAAAAAAATATTGTAACAGCCACAGTTTAATCACAAGGTAATCCCTAGGGCAAGAGAAACTCAAGTTTCAGATTATCAGGAGATACAATATTGTAGCTTAATACCCTGATTCAATTTAGAAGCGCATAACCCCTCAAAAAAATAATCCAAGAAGAATTTGATGACCGAATTCTCCGTTCCCCCTGCATATAAGCATTCACACAAATGCTCCTCTCAGCGATACTCAAGTCACAACACAACATTTTTCTACAGGCCTTAAAGTGTCCAAGGAACCCTAGTAAAAGAAATTAAAATCAGTAGATCTTTCATTTTCTAGGCACAACGTGGCTTTTGGTAACAGAGAGACTTGCTTTGGtactttaattatttaattatttatttaattatttagaaTGTCAAGCAGCTTCggaaacagagaaagaaaattCATTAGCTTTGGACAAGAACAAGTTTATTTAAAGGCGTTAGGAAAGTTGACGGTGGCAGAGGGTTTCAAGGTTTTATATAACCTCCCATAAAACGGTCAGATTGATGATAGGATCTTGCTTTCATATTCTTCAGCTGCATTTTATCTCATTTTCTGTCCACAAAACCTACAGATTGGTGATGAACTTCAGGGTTTTTATTACACATCCTACTTCACCCACTCAAAGCTCAGTGAAGTCTGTACTCCCTGAACATATTGCATCAGCTAAAGTGGTACAATTTTCCTCCAACAGTCTCCTCTTTAAACAAAGATAGCTTCTGCTccctgtccttacccaacaactccAAAACGTTGAAAGCAAAAAAAGTGACAAAGTCTCCCAAACGtggataaaacaaacaaaaaagggcTCTAAGACACAAAAACCATTACTTTCTTAAATGGAATATAGTAAGAGGACTCAGAATTCAAAAGTTACCTTGAGCGCTACGAGCAGTGTGACTGTTTCAACAGAATAGTACCCTCGGTCAACATAGTCCCCCATGAACAAGTAATTTGTGTCGGGTGATTTGCCCCCAATTCTGAACAGTTCCATGAGGTCGTGAAACTGCCCGTGGACATCTCCGCAGACGGTGACCGGACATCGAACTTCTTGTACGTTGGACTCCTTAGTCAGGATTTCTTTAGCCTGCAAATAGAGAGGAGAGTTTACAATCCTAAGGCATTGATTCCAATAACCCCACCTACTTGTGTTTGCTGCCCCATCCCCTTAGTCCTGTTCAAACCGGCC
It includes:
- the PPP2CA gene encoding serine/threonine-protein phosphatase 2A catalytic subunit alpha isoform, which codes for MDEKVFTKELDQWIEQLNECKQLSESQVKSLCEKAKEILTKESNVQEVRCPVTVCGDVHGQFHDLMELFRIGGKSPDTNYLFMGDYVDRGYYSVETVTLLVALKVRYRERITILRGNHESRQITQVYGFYDECLRKYGNANVWKYFTDLFDYLPLTALVDGQIFCLHGGLSPSIDTLDHIRALDRLQEVPHEGPMCDLLWSDPDDRGGWGISPRGAGYTFGQDISETFNHANGLTLVSRAHQLVMEGYNWCHDRNVVTIFSAPNYCYRCGNQAAIMELDDTLKYSFLQFDPAPRRGEPHVTRRTPDYFL